From Senegalia massiliensis, a single genomic window includes:
- a CDS encoding pyridoxal-phosphate-dependent aminotransferase family protein: MDKLIMTPGPTQCSEEVRNALAIKNTNTDMDENFFELYEDTCDKAKRIINSKESIPVIMLGEAILGLESACASFIEEGDRVLCIYNGIFGKGFGDFVDMYGGEKVYFKGDYRKGIDIEELEKFIDKNGPFKIATLVHCETPTGVTNPIDEICPLLKEKGILSIVDAVSSYGGEEILMDKWNIDVLLAGTQKCLSVTSGGTIIFLSSKALDILNNRKSNIKGYYVNLKNWINVVDNKKFPYTHSDALINSINVALDRLINIGDFTRIHKELASKIRDTFTKCGFRIYSNDHYSNTLTAIELPKGIDFDHMFKYLKDEKDILIGGSIGKFSGKLFRVGHMGENAKEEKIYILLKALDEYFNYINKNMDKELHIEFSKI, translated from the coding sequence ATGGATAAATTAATAATGACACCAGGACCTACTCAATGTAGTGAAGAAGTAAGAAATGCACTTGCAATTAAAAATACTAATACAGATATGGATGAAAATTTTTTTGAACTTTATGAAGACACCTGTGATAAAGCTAAAAGGATAATTAATTCTAAAGAATCTATACCAGTTATTATGCTAGGAGAAGCAATACTTGGTTTAGAAAGTGCCTGTGCATCTTTTATAGAAGAAGGAGACAGAGTGCTGTGTATTTATAATGGAATATTTGGTAAAGGGTTTGGAGACTTTGTAGATATGTATGGAGGAGAAAAAGTATATTTTAAAGGAGACTATAGAAAAGGGATAGATATTGAGGAGTTAGAAAAATTTATAGATAAAAATGGTCCATTTAAAATAGCTACTTTAGTACACTGTGAAACGCCTACAGGAGTTACTAATCCTATAGATGAAATATGTCCTTTATTAAAAGAAAAAGGTATATTATCTATAGTTGATGCAGTATCTTCCTATGGTGGAGAAGAAATATTAATGGATAAATGGAATATAGATGTTTTACTTGCAGGAACACAAAAATGTTTATCAGTTACATCTGGAGGAACAATTATATTTTTAAGCAGTAAAGCTTTAGATATATTAAATAATAGAAAAAGCAATATAAAGGGTTATTATGTAAATTTAAAAAATTGGATTAATGTAGTAGATAATAAGAAATTTCCATATACACATTCCGATGCTCTTATAAATTCAATCAATGTGGCACTAGATAGATTGATTAATATAGGAGACTTTACAAGAATACATAAGGAGTTAGCTAGTAAAATAAGAGATACATTTACTAAATGTGGATTTAGAATTTATTCTAATGATCATTATTCAAATACATTAACTGCAATAGAATTACCTAAAGGTATAGATTTTGATCATATGTTTAAATATCTTAAAGATGAGAAAGATATCTTAATTGGAGGAAGCATAGGGAAGTTTAGTGGTAAATTATTTAGAGTAGGTCATATGGGTGAGAATGCTAAAGAAGAAAAAATATATATATTATTAAAAGCTTTAGATGAGTATTTTAATTATATCAATAAAAATATGGACAAAGAGCTTCATATAGAATTTTCTAAAATATAA